The genome window CAAAACTTGACTTGTACTAGAAGTCTGGTACAGAAATGAGTCAAAGCTCACAGGACTTCTCTGTGACTCCACAGGGGAATGAAGGAGCCTCCTGTGGCACCTGGGGAGTACCCAGCATCCCAAATCTCTTTGCCCAGCCCTGGTGCCTGTGTCAAAGCTTTTGTATGGTATACAAGAGgtatagaaaaatatttcattagctATAGTGTTTTCAGCAGGGGATTTTCAGGCCATGGAAATTAAACCTTCTGTGCCCCTAACAAAGCACAACGTAGCTGTCCTCCTTTTCATTCTGTAATTGTACATGAATTTCCTCAGCCTGACAAGAAATGGATCCTATGAGATGAAGAACTGTCCATAATTACTGGCACCTCTCACCAGAGGACACAGCTTCATAGTAACACATGATTTTTCCTCACCTGGAGTTCAGCCATGGGTCTAAATTCCATTACCAAACGATGGAGGTAACAGTGATTTTTATCACCACTATTCTCTCTCAGCAGTGTAAAATAACATCAGTGTAACTGCATGACAGGACACGAAGCCTTAACTTATAATTCAGTGAGTCCAACTTAGTGCAGCCATTTATGCCAAGCAACTACAAGTTTTAATCAGTCTTCCCTTCTGGGAAAACTAATTGGGGTGGGgatgtcttttttaaaattattattagtTTTAAGAAACACTTACAAAGGATTTGTTCTGCAATGAGGGCATTTAATAAGTATTTCCTCTAAAGAGCTAAGCAGCTGGCAGTGCTATTACACAAAAGGACTATTTCAAGTATTTGGCTTTGCAGATCACAAGCATCACACTTCAAAATATCTTTTGTATAGATATGGTGTTTCTGTTCTCCcgcaggaaaaggaaatgctttatattatttttagatGGTTTAAAAGTAGGCAAAAGCAAAAATTTCCAACTGTTCAATTCAATGTCAAGAGTGGCCATATGGTACCATGTGGGAATAAAACAAGGGTCCCCTCAACAGCACAAGCTTCTGGGATGGTGCAGCCAAAGCTCTGGGAATGACACTATCTCTGGTTTCCTGCTGACCTCAGTGGGCTCTGGAGACATATGTGACCATCAGGACTCAGCACATGAGCAGCAACCAGGCAACATCCCCAAAGGCTGCAACCAGCAGAACAGCCAACAGGCAAATATTCCTTTAAATTAAGAGcattcttcttaaaaaaaacatgaagagagATAAGCTTATGAACCACCTGCAGCCTCCACATAACTGATCTCCAGGAATAATCAGTTTGTAAGCTGGGCCAGttattttgtctctgaagatcaTGCATGGGTAACAGAAAGAGGCCAGCTGAGCTGCCAAGCAGCTTTTTAGTTAATATTCTGCTCCTTGTCTTCTCAGTGCCTTCATTTAGTAAGcaccagagaaaataaaacagctacCAAAACCAATCACAACAAAAGCAACCATGATGGGAATCTGACCCATTTATCAAGCATCAACTTCTGAAGGACATGAACAGTACTAGCACTGCATCCACCTGAATCAGGAGGAGGGAGGCCAAATGTGTGCTGTCAAATACGCAAGCTCCAGTGCCTCAAGCTATGAGCAAACCTCTTTCAGCTGGACCTCTTAACGCAAGGATCTCACTAATTGAAACTGCTTTTTTGTGTAATACTTTACAATTCTATTATTCCTATTCTAATGCTGGTCGTAAGAACCACTGGTTAGAACAACCACCAGTCCTAGGGCCCTTGTTTGTGCTGCAATTGAAATGCAAAGTAAACTTTGAACATGCCACTAATAGACAATAAAATTCTAACATTTGGTTTGGTATCCATGAGGCTTTCGTATTTTTTTATGACCACAGAACCCAAACTGAAGATTCACTATTTACAGGTGTCTGGAACACCAGAAAGTGCCAAAAATGTAATATACTTGCTTCCATTCAGGAGTTTGATCCAAACTTTTATAACCTCAGGAGAAAGTAAAACATACAAGAAATAGTTAATGTTGTTTCCGTTTACTTCCTTTGTAAAACATATTTCTGATTTAATAAGATAGCCTTGACCCTGCAGCTCTACTCCTGGAGTCAGTGTGATTACACAGTAACTGCAGAACTGGTCACATGAAGGAAAGCCAAAATGCTTTGTGGGCCATGCTCATAGTTGATCATTACAGGCATTGCAGGAAGATTTTATGTTtgaaaacagggttttttttctgaaggaaatgcaGGAGCAAGAAAGCAGAAGCTAGCAAAAGTAGATGTTAATTCCCTAAATCCTACAAAGTAAATTGCTGCGGGAgttcacagcacagcagttcTGATACTAACACAAGAAGTGAGTGCTGCCTGTCTGTTAACTAtattgaattattttctctgtatttcaaatCATCATCATATAATTCTCACACAACCATGCCCTTCTCCCACTTATTCTATCCACTGAGTGTGCTGCAACCTGCTGCCAAGTTTTGCATCTCTTTTTCAACACATATTTGGGTAGGAACATCCTTCATTTATTCATTACTCTGCACTTACAGGATCCTAAATCTAACAGGAACTGACAGTGCTAATTCAGTATAAATGCTGAGCCAATGTAATATTCCAGATCTTTTGCTGACAGTGGTATGCAAAAGAGCCATAtagaataaattctttaaactggaagaaaatgcaaGACTTTCTGACTGGCACAGAATCAGGTGGGACACATAAACGTAAAAATGGAGATTAAAATTACCCATCTAAAGAAAATAGTTTAGTAACTTCCAGAATtatgagggagaaaaagagggtTTGATCTGATATTCTTCACCATGAATTCTACTCCACAGTTCAGAGCTGTACCAGGTATGTATCCCACTCCATCTGGCTTCGATTATACAATGCAGAGTCAGAATCTGTTTCAAGGCAAAGATGGGAGCCTGGCAGGTGAATAATCATCAGCATCTGACTAATTCAgcagagagagcagcaggagcttttAAGAGACTCACTGAGGCCCCAGTTTGCAGTATAAACCTGGAACCACAGAGGCTATCTTCTGAACCTTAAGATTTGGTGGTGTGGGCTTCCTGCTGTTGTAACCAGATGGAGCTGGTTGAGTATGGTAGCGATTGCACTTGAGTTGTTGACTCTTTACAGAAATCTGTCATTTAAAAAGTGGATTACATGGTTGTTTTCCTACCCAAAAGCTTTGCAAAGCTACCTGCCAAGCCAAGCAAGTTGCAGATTTAATACTGTGGTAGTCTAGAGAGAAATTCCACAATACACCTGTGCAAAAGTGGTTTGTGCAATCAGTTAGAGCGGAAAATAGATTACCCTTGCGCTAACACCCTGAAGCTGTATCTGAATATCCTTTCCCACCAGTAGGGAGTGCTTGACTCCCCTACCAAGAGCAAACTGAATCCTCTCTCGACTGCGTGGTGAACACACAACAAGGACTGCCAGGACAGGCAAGAaagcctctgctgctctctgtgctACTAAAGGTTGGGCTGAGTTCTTTTCTGTTGTGAGTTTCCTTCACGTCTGCTCTATGCATCATCATTATTCAATTTTTGCAACACTGTGCTTGTAACTGTGGGATCACAGTGTCCTCCAAACAGGCCAAAACATAGGCTTCACTTAGCTGTCTGCCACTTCATCTCTCAACTACAGTTTATTTCTCATCTAAAAAAAACAGTTATGGAAGGTTGCATAAACTTGCTCTTTAACAAATTAAGTGCTTTGTGATTGTAAATAAGGAAAGAAGTTTTCGCTTCTGATATGTTGGCTGAAAGCAAAGAGCATCAAAAGAATTCTTGATGGGTGGCATGAGCCGCAGAGGAGTACCTGGCACTGCTTGTTTCAGAAGCACATATAAAAGCTCTTTCCAATAAactaatccttttttttccctctttggcTCAGAGCTGAAAGTGTTGGCATCTGTAACCAACATCTGGAATTTGGTCCAGAACAGCTGATTCACTACCTGTTCTGCAAAACCATAAGATGTGATGTCTTGAGATAATCATCCCTGGTAGTATGATCAGGAAGATTTTTTGGTCAAGCAAACAGTACAGCAAATAACCAAGACAACTTTCAGAAGAGATTACAAGCAAAGATAGAAAACCTTGattaaaagccatttaaaatatatcaatAACTTGATAGCCTGTCAAAGATGGAAGAACCCTTTTCTAATCACACAAGGGCCTGCTTTCCTGATGGGAGTTTTCTTGCTGGCATACAAAATGTTAAGCAAAACCTGCTAATCTGGTCTGTCAAAAGAACATGCAGTAGCACTCTGCCCCTGGCCCCAAACCTCTCATCTGCTGCTAGCATGAAGGTTAGGTCCATGAGACTGCCCACCTCAAAACCACCTAAAACCGAAACCTgaacaaaaaataaccccaaaccaaaTGGGGACAGGCATGATACATACTTATGATCTATTTGGGGCATCAGCTGAACACACTGTATAAACTTGAAGGCTTTTAAGGCTtctttatatttactttttgaTTTTTAGAAATACTGTAAATCCTGCATAAATTGGAAGGGGACTGTAAGATTCCCCGTGGACCAACCTTGTGTTAGACAAATCCAATGACAATAAAACTTGAAGTATAGTGGTAGGGTCACAGTGTCTTAGCCTTGTGTCTCCAGTGGTTAAAATGCCAAGAGAGGGAAAATGACCATCTCGCTGGTAACTCTTCAGTCTAACTGTGAAACAAGAACTCTTTTTTTGTGacatttctgtggctttttgAGCCTTATCTATTAGCATTAGATAAGGGTAACTATAGAAGTCTAACGTAGTGAGCATCTTGTATTGGCCGCTGCTAACATGTAGGTTGTACATAGACTTCTACCACCAAGAGACACAATTCAAGTATTGATTAGAGTCTGCCCCGAGATTGCAGGGCATATGTTTAGGCAGGTTCTCAACGAGCTGAACTCACCATAAGTTTCTGTTCACAGGAGCTGGTTCTCGGCAAAGGAGAATCAGCTTTTAGAAGAGAAAGACACAGCCCCTATCACTGTTACGggttcttctgcagcagctgcaataATGTAattgtttcctttctgaatttcagctgaaaatagGTCTTTCCCCATTCAAAACTTCCTCACCCTACAGCTTATCATTCTCATATATTGCTTAATTTGCTGAAGTAGTCTGGTAATGCCTACAAAAGACAAGGACATAATTGTGTTGTATTAAATATAagctttccctttcttcatgTTTGCATTAAAGTCCTTATTAGGGTTTATATTAATGTAGGAAGAATATGGACTTAAAACCTGTGAACATGCACCATTAAACCTGAAAGTACATGCACAGACCAAATATTAAGATATAATACCTGATAAAAGAGGTATGGATTCCATCTCGAGGAATTCAGCCCCTTTGGAAcagctctctcttcctttctgtgttccaagatgccccatccctggttgtgttcaaggccaggttggacacaggggcttggagcaacctgctctagcggAAGGGGTCCCTCATGGTGGCAGGGGTGGGAaatgggtgagctttaaggtcccttcaacccaaaccattgtgtgATTCTTGTTCAAGGTAACTCTTTGTTGCTCCAGCTTGGGTGACACGTTAAGGAGAGGCAGGATGAGACACCTGCAGCCTATGAATGACCCATACCCACCGTGTGCTGACCGCTGCACTCGGCCTCGCTCTGCCGGTGCCTCTTTGCCTCACGGCTGGGCAGGTTTCTGGGTTACAGCTTTGGGAGCGCCGCTTCCTTCACGGCCAGTTACAAACGTTCCGGTGCCACATTCCTGCAGAGGGCTGCGGTTCTGCGAGGAGCCGAATCCAGATGAAGCCTTTGGGATGAATGTTAAAATCCAGAGGTCATCGTCCGCTTTCTTTTCAAGCGATGAAGCGGAATTAGCACTAATTCGGGGCAGTTTAATCCTGAGGTAACGGCGCGAGCCCGGCCTGGGGCGCCacctgctggagcaggcaggaagcGGAGCCGTCGGTGGGTGCGGAGCCGTcggtgggtgctggggaggcagagggCATGGCCGAGCCTGCCGGCCCCCTCCCGGCACCGGAGACACAAACGGCATTGATGCTGTCCCAGTCCCAGCGCGCTGCAGGCTTAGTCACAACTGGTTTTCCTCGAAGACCGAGGAATGCCAAGTGCTCGTGTGCAGCTAAAACTGGAGCCATGATTCCCAGATGGACCCAGGGAATGTGCACAGGACACGTATGGGAAGTGGAGGGAGTCACTGTGTGTGCAAGACAGCAAAATGAGCCTGTGAAGAAGATTTGATcgtgttttctttctgattgaACTGAATGAGAAACTTGTGCAGCCAGACTTGAGGGGCAGCATCCTTGCTCAGCTCACCAGCTGCTCACTGAGGGGCAACGCGGGTCTTCTGCTGCAGTCTCGGCAACTGCAAGAGGATGCCATACCAAGAGACCAAACAGCTCCAGCTTTTCCTTAGAGCAACAGTCACAAATTCAGTCGTTTACTTTATAAAAGATGCCTGTTATTCAGTCACCCCTCTTCCTGTCCAAAACTGTTAACTTTTTGTTTAGAGGCTTGATCCCTGATAGAAATAGAACTACCTGCAGAGTTATGAATTCCCTTAATATCCAAGCACAATAACACTGTTATGAAGGCCATGGGGTTGTGTGGAGAGCTCAAAGTTGTTGATCTCCTTTCATCCCATAAATCGTCCTTGTGGAATCTCAACTTTGAAAAGTTCATGTGTGTGCTCGTTGCACAGCTCATGGTCTGACCATAGAACAGCCCTTGTCCCATAGCGGATCAGTGTCTGTCCTTAACACATGCAGGACGCAAGGCAGAGGTGGGCTCAGTGGTGGGCCCCTCTGATAGCATTGGAGGCACTGCCATGGAGAACATCAGTGGAGCGGAAGAACAGGACTCCTCAGGGAAATTATGTGGTGACAATGTTATTCTTATTGACTGCTTATATTAGAAACCACATCAACTCCCAAACCAACCCATGGAAAGTAAATCATCTTCCCAGCAATTACACATTATCACAATCCCTGAGGGGCAAATGCATCTCTTCAGTGTACTACGTGCGCTGTTGGTGActttcctgctcctgctgttttcctgtgctcgattttgcattaaatttgctttctgaactAAATGCAGCTCCAAGTGACCCGCAGAAACCGATCACTGCCATTAAGGCCTGTTTTCAAGTGGATTACATCAGGTACACACTGGGTGGCATGAGGGATTACACACAGTGCACTGTGTGATGTCCTTCAAACCCTAGCTTAACGCATTCTGGCCTTCCCCCCTCAGGGACCCCCACAGAAAGCCGGGGACCAGCGGCCGCTGCAGCGAGGGGCCCTCAAGGCACCGCCGCCCCCCGGCCTCCGAGGGCCGCGCATGCGCCTGGCCAGCAGGGGGCGCCGCCAcggaggggagaggggggagacTTGGTGCCAGGCCGGAAGCAAAAGGTCTGACCCAAGCCGTCACGTGTGCTGTAGGCGGAAGCGCTGCACAGGAAGCGGAGGGGGTACTTCCGGCGTCGGCCGGGCTGTGCGCGGAGGCAGGGCGGCCGCTCGGCGCGCTGGGCCGGGGCGATCCCCGCTATGAGACAGACCCCGGGGCCCGCAGGTGAGGGGCGGGGGTAGCGCGGGGCGGAACGGGGACAGTGAGGCCTTCCCCACCCCAGCGGGTGCTGGGGCCTGTTCGTCAGCTGTGTGGGTGCGGGGCCTGCAGCCTCCGGGACAGGGCCCCAGCTGCGCGGCCGCGGCTGTGGCGTGCGGGAGCTGCTGGGGCACGGAAATAAGGTGGTTCTACGATAGATCTACATACGGGAGGTGAAGTAACTGCCTATAGCCGTGTATGAGAGGGTTTTATTCTTGAGTTAGTAGTATCTGCCTTGTGTGTGTCACTCAGTGTTGCAGCATGGAGGCTATGGGGTTTTATGGGCTTAAAATAAAGAGTTGGGATAACATGCAGACAGAGTAGGAGGAAGTAAAAGTGTTTTTGATATGTGGCTTTATTAataagaaatactgtatttacaTTTTGATTGGTTTCGTTtacatgaaaatttaaaatgtagGGAAGTTTGCTTCCATGTGAAATTTTTTGTGGGATGGCCTCGTGAGTGGTGGCTGAAAGCTGCCAGTTTAGATTAGCAGTAACTAGATAAGGTCTATAGGCATGTCTCTTTAAATTTCCGTTGAATGTGTCCTGAAGGTTTATCTTTTGTAGGCAAGTGTTGAAAAATAGCCTTAAGTCTGGGAACGTTCTGAAAGGAGGTAAAGAGCTGCATCTGCATAAGAAAATATGTTTGATAAGAATAAAATAGGTATTTTGTAATGCTTACAACGTATAAGGTAGCTGTTAAAAGTGCTTAAGTGACATTGTCAAGTCGTTGTAAGCAAAGTGGTAATAACAACTGAATTGGTTGGTGTGGTGTTCTGTTGCTCTCTGGACTAAAACCAGTAGCTGATGTGGTCTCCTGAAGTGGGTTGGTTCTGTGGGTGCACAGCAGGGCTGATGCTTCCAAGAATAAAAGAGTGCTGAAGACAGTAAGTTTAAAGGTGGTGTTCTATTGTTATGTAGGTAATGACTTCGTCAGATGACCTGCAAGCTTTTCAGAACTTCCTTttccaaagtaattttaaaagctatttctagtattaaatatttaaagcaagtTGTAAGGGCTGAAGGGGAGAACTGTCTGAAGGGGGAGTAGTAGTTTGTGGTGTAAAGGGCTTTCCTGTTTCGTAACACTGTTAGTCACAACACTTGAGAATAGTGATGCACTAAACCTGcaagttttaagctgtttcctCAGTTGGTGCATGTTGGTTCGTGTCTCAGGAGAATGTAACTGTTTACCTGTGATTTATGTGAGTTGGTGTTTGTAGGAAAACTGCCTTGTGCCACcccctgtttaaaaaaaacccactaaaatGATGACTGATCCTCCTATCAAATCTGAGGTAGCTGGTAAACACCTCCTAAGTTAAACAATTGTTTCAGCCAGTAGAACAATAATGATTTGTGAAAATGTAAAGTGAATGTGACTTTACTGCAAATTATGGAGTTCAACTACAAAATGTTTAGTCCTTCTATTTCCTCTCACTACCCAGCATTGGAAGTGAGTGTAGGAAGAAGGGAAATGATCCAAAAAGGTACTTCTTTCGTTGGACTGTTGCTATGATTATTTATGGTTACAAATGGCTTTCATAAATGACAGATTATTCTTCCCAGTCTGTTTTGTTCAGAGACATTAATAAAAGTCAGTTTGATGCTATGCTTttagtgaaaaatgaaaaggaatctTAAAAGCAGAATGTTCATGATTCTGCAGAAGATACTGGTTTTATGAGGAGCTTGGGCCTGTATTTATTGAAGTCTCGATGGCTTTCTGACTCCCATGCTCTTTGCTATGGAAAGCCTGTTCACCTTTCTTTAAGGTAACAGTGAATAGTCTGTGCTCCATATGCTTGGCACCCTTCTCTAGCTCTGAGCTTTTGGAGATGGGCACTGAGGTTTTTCGGGAGTGGGAGAGAGCTGTCAAGACTATGATTTGGAGAACAGATGAGTATGGTAAGGAAGGGATTATGCAACCATGAGCTGTTGATTAAACACTGAGTGAGCTACATAATCCCTCCTGTGCTGTCTGCGTCTTGGCAgcaagctctgctgctccttctgcaCTCAGCACTCACATGTTTATGCCGACATGCCAGCGTTTTAACATGAAAGTGCACCAAAAGAACAGTTTTCTATAGCTGGTTACATAACTGTGTTGCAAAGCCCTGCGGTTGTTGTGCAGGCTCTCTAGAACAGGGATTCATAATCTTCgtgattctgtatttctgtagaaGCACTTTCATTTTAGAGTTCTCCAACTGTTTGTAGTGCAAATTGTGGTTTTGCACCATATTAACAAAATGCTTTATGTTCTGTATGTATACACTGTCTGCTAATTTACTAGGTATTATCTCTCAGGTGTGTCTGTTAAAACTTTGGCACGTTCTCACTGATGACAAACGGATGAATGTCAGAGAAATCTGCTTGCTGCTCCATGGCTCTTCTAAAATTCCATTGTATTGCATTTATACATTATCAGGTTAAAAAATTGCATGAGTTGAACATATTCAGGCAGTTAATGTCAGTTGTTCATTGCTGCATTTAAATTTCTGTCTTAATTTCTAATGATAACATCATGTAAGTTTATcccaaatttaaaatttaaagtagACATTTTAAGTAATTACTGCTTAAGAGACTTTTATCTTTGTAGTAAGACACCTGGATCATGTGGgaataaagacattaaaatcTAAGTTACTAGCTGAGCTTCTAGCATATAATTGTTCCACTGTTACAAATACAAGGTACCTGCAGATAAAATTCTGTAAAGTAGAGATATCCTTTTCCTGATTAACATTTTAGATTCGTAAGGTTTTTCTTAAAGGAATGTTACAATAACATCTGAAAAAGCTTGTAATTACACGATTGGACTGTAGTCCTGCATCTGTGCAAGATGTTGCTATCAAACCTTTCAGTTAGTAAAATGACAAGAAATTGTCACTAGAAGAGTCATAAGCCTCCTTCTCACTTGGGTTCTGTCTGTGCTGCCTTTGCCATTGTATGAATAAATATCTTGACTATTGAAAACTTAAAGTGGAATATGTCGTAAAAGTACCATCAGTCCTTATTTGGGATGGGTGAGATGATTTTGTTAGCAAAATCTctcatttgctgttttaaacTCTGGGACAACCTGGAGTTAGAATTTTACTGTTAGAATTTCATTAAATAACTGTTTTTGTTATCTTAAACTCATGCTTGAAATACTTAATTTATCTCAACTGGGTACCATGCTTCTTGTAGTTCCTCTTGATGAGTCCTCTTGGATagaagaaacacaacaaaatacGCTGGCAGAGCAATTTGTGGCCTAGGTACAAGTTCcagaaatgacagaaatctgGGGGGGTAGAAGACTAGAAGTGCAGCAGTGACACAGGTTCCAGAAAATGCTGTGTTGATTCCATATGAGTCTGCTTGGGTGTTATTTGTTAAACATAAAAAGTGTAGAAGAAAGTTGAAAGGTCAGTACTTTGCTATCagaatttctgattttatttttctttttccttgcagcACAGCACTAAATCTGTAATGAAATGGAGTCTGGGTCAAGCTCTTTTCGAGTGGAATTTCCAGATTTTTCTAGCACCATTTTGCAGAAGTTAAACCAGCAGCGCCAGCAGGGACAGCTATGTGATGTGTCCATTGTAGTTCAGGGCCATCTCTTCAGAGCCCATAAAGCTGTTCTTGCAGCCAGTTCACCTTACTTCTGTGATCAGGTTCTCctaaaaaacagcagaagaataGTCCTGCCTGATGTGATGAATCCCAGGGTATTTGAAAACATTCTTCTGTCTACCTATACAGGTCGTCTGGTAATGCCTGCACCTGAAATTGTTAGTTATTTGACAGCAGCAAGTTTCCTTCAGATGTGGCACGTGGTGGATAAATGCACTGAAGTGCTAGAGGGGAACCCAACAGTTCTGTGTCAGAAGATGAATCATGGCAGTGATCATCAGTCCCCAAGCAGTAGTAGTTACAATGGCCTGGTTGAAACCTTTGAACTTGGTTCTGGAGGACAGCCGGAATTCCATAAAGGGCAGGAGCTAAGAGATGGCGAAAACGAAGAAGAGAGCTCTAAGGATGAACTGTCATGTCAACTGACGGAACACGAGTACCTTCCCAGTAATTCTTCAACAGAACATGATAGACTTAGCACTGGAATGACAAGTCAGGATGGTGAAGAAGGAACTAGTGATAGTGCAGATTATCAGTATACCAGGCCTATGTATAGCAAACCCAGCATCATGTCTCATAAGCGATGGATCCATGTGAAACCAGAAAGATTCGAACAAGACTGTGAAGGTGTTGATAATCCTTACGATGAACACCAGGTGTCTGAATCCATGAATGCCATTCAGGCAGATCATTCAATCCAGTCTTCAGGTGTTGAAGACTTTCATATAGGTGACAAAAAGATGGAAACAGAATTTGATGAGCAGGCAGATGAAAGTAATTACGATGAGCAAGTTGACTTCTATGGCTCTTCTATGGAAGAATTTTCTGGTGAAAGGGCAGATGGAAATATAAATGCTCACAGGCAGGATCTTATGATGGCAGCAGGTTATAGTGAAGGCATTGAAATGGCTACAGGGATTAAAGAAGAAACATCCCTCACTGGATTCTCGCATGCTGATAAGCTGTATCCCTGTCAGTGTGGAAAAAGCTTTACCCACAAAAGTCAAAGAGATCGTCACATGAGCATGCACCTTGGCCTCCGACCTTACGGCTGTGGTGTCTGTGGTAAGAAGTTCAAAATGAAACACCATCTCGTAGGCCATATGAAAATTCATACAGGCATAAAACCGTATGAGTGTAACATCTGTGGGAAAAGGTTTATGTGGCGGGACAGTTTCCATCGGCATGTGACCTCCTGTACCAAGTCATACCAAGCTTCTAAAGCTGAGCAGAGTACTACTGAGATGAACTAAGGCATCAGTGCTTACATTTGCTTATTAAAGTAAGCAAATTAATTATGCAAATCATGTCTGGTACTTGCTATTGTAAATTCTCAGTCTTCTCCCCAGCCTCCAAGTTGTAATGATTATGCTGGTATAAACAGACcaaacttttattttactttccacAGTATTACTCCAGGTGTTCAAAGTGCAAATGGTTAATCTGAAAGGTGCTTGTAAAGTGAGGTCTGTAAGGTCTCTGTGATGTTTATTGTAATCGAAGCAGTACTTAGAAGCCCTGTTGATTTTCTTAAGTCTTCTAAATTCAAAGCTCAGAATTGACC of Melopsittacus undulatus isolate bMelUnd1 chromosome 11, bMelUnd1.mat.Z, whole genome shotgun sequence contains these proteins:
- the ZBTB43 gene encoding zinc finger and BTB domain-containing protein 43 — encoded protein: MESGSSSFRVEFPDFSSTILQKLNQQRQQGQLCDVSIVVQGHLFRAHKAVLAASSPYFCDQVLLKNSRRIVLPDVMNPRVFENILLSTYTGRLVMPAPEIVSYLTAASFLQMWHVVDKCTEVLEGNPTVLCQKMNHGSDHQSPSSSSYNGLVETFELGSGGQPEFHKGQELRDGENEEESSKDELSCQLTEHEYLPSNSSTEHDRLSTGMTSQDGEEGTSDSADYQYTRPMYSKPSIMSHKRWIHVKPERFEQDCEGVDNPYDEHQVSESMNAIQADHSIQSSGVEDFHIGDKKMETEFDEQADESNYDEQVDFYGSSMEEFSGERADGNINAHRQDLMMAAGYSEGIEMATGIKEETSLTGFSHADKLYPCQCGKSFTHKSQRDRHMSMHLGLRPYGCGVCGKKFKMKHHLVGHMKIHTGIKPYECNICGKRFMWRDSFHRHVTSCTKSYQASKAEQSTTEMN